The following coding sequences lie in one Eubacterium ventriosum genomic window:
- a CDS encoding glycosyl hydrolase, with protein MKGFKRITSIVLALAMFATGIAISGPTTVKADTATDNWKANGIVSPKQDKLIGAGYIDVKWDNTLTDVSQYKVYVDGDLKVTVSPSSDKTMSTEFYTTQVSEHNVYVVATLKNGSNVQTANRRFYVTKKGVCVNTKDMGTAVDPASMNVGWYYNWDWKSFKDMNFSNKKFDDLEFVPMIWGDSMTETSEIFDNVKSKGYKYLLAYNEPDLTWESNVRPDVMQYRWNDCVNNKGNVRLGSPAVSVFPTWSNDWWTPFWNSMAADKKNAMSFIAVHSYQKSYDGAKSALQYLQAIDECWETYHKPIWITEFAFWKFSINDAAGCAKVQEFMKIVIKGLNERSYVERYSWFCPNIEEDAASSSSIFNYKTGELTTLGKIYAQIGNPLGYNAKTYGVSSYISTNTSPAACALAMPTTLYSAKAKKKAFKYQIKAVSKAAGYQVQYGVKKNMKGSKSKYVKKLNGTIKIKFTKKQKKQIKKKKLKRIKYYVRVRAYKTLDGKRLYCAWSSKDKVKVKTR; from the coding sequence ATGAAAGGATTTAAAAGAATCACTTCAATTGTTTTGGCATTGGCAATGTTTGCAACAGGTATTGCAATAAGCGGACCTACTACAGTAAAAGCTGATACAGCAACAGACAATTGGAAGGCTAATGGCATTGTAAGTCCTAAACAGGACAAGTTAATTGGCGCAGGATACATTGATGTTAAATGGGATAACACATTAACAGACGTATCACAGTATAAAGTTTATGTTGATGGTGATTTAAAAGTAACAGTATCACCTTCATCAGACAAGACTATGAGTACAGAGTTCTATACAACACAGGTAAGTGAACATAATGTATATGTAGTTGCAACATTAAAGAACGGTTCAAACGTTCAGACAGCTAACAGACGTTTTTATGTAACAAAGAAAGGTGTTTGTGTAAACACTAAAGATATGGGTACAGCAGTAGATCCAGCCTCAATGAATGTTGGTTGGTATTACAACTGGGATTGGAAGTCATTTAAAGATATGAACTTCTCAAACAAGAAGTTTGATGATTTGGAATTTGTACCAATGATTTGGGGCGACAGCATGACAGAAACAAGCGAGATTTTTGATAATGTTAAGAGCAAAGGTTATAAGTATTTATTAGCTTATAATGAACCTGATTTAACATGGGAATCAAATGTAAGACCTGATGTTATGCAGTATAGATGGAATGACTGTGTAAATAACAAAGGTAATGTAAGACTTGGTTCACCAGCAGTTTCAGTTTTCCCTACATGGTCAAACGATTGGTGGACACCATTCTGGAACTCAATGGCAGCAGACAAGAAGAATGCTATGTCATTTATAGCAGTTCATTCATACCAGAAAAGCTATGATGGAGCTAAGTCAGCACTTCAGTACCTTCAGGCAATTGATGAATGCTGGGAAACTTATCATAAGCCAATCTGGATTACAGAATTTGCTTTCTGGAAATTCAGCATTAACGATGCAGCAGGATGTGCAAAAGTACAGGAATTTATGAAGATCGTTATTAAAGGTCTTAATGAAAGAAGCTATGTTGAAAGATATTCATGGTTCTGTCCAAATATAGAAGAAGATGCAGCAAGCTCATCAAGTATCTTTAATTACAAGACTGGTGAATTAACAACATTAGGAAAGATTTATGCACAGATTGGAAATCCTTTAGGATATAATGCAAAAACGTATGGTGTAAGTTCTTACATTTCAACTAATACATCACCAGCAGCTTGTGCATTAGCCATGCCAACAACATTATATAGTGCAAAAGCTAAAAAGAAAGCTTTCAAGTATCAGATTAAAGCTGTTTCAAAAGCAGCAGGATACCAGGTACAGTATGGTGTTAAGAAGAACATGAAAGGCTCAAAGAGCAAATATGTTAAGAAATTAAACGGAACAATTAAGATTAAGTTCACAAAGAAACAGAAAAAACAGATTAAGAAGAAAAAGCTTAAGAGAATTAAATATTATGTACGTGTAAGAGCATATAAGACTCTTGATGGAAAGAGATTATATTGCGCATGGAGCAGCAAAGATAAAGTTAAAGTTAAGACTAGATAG
- a CDS encoding InlB B-repeat-containing protein: MRKSILKKATAVAMSLTMVVGMTGVVSAAHASNGADVATNAKVSSFSILTEEDGGVWKKALENIRTDKYPNGQVAGKDFVTEGWLTDQNGKISTSNMEMFVKNTGWDGEYNKFTSALVGDNPWGLTMTVSDIPVELGRNYTISFKIKSTLKGTVTNEETKEEKTIDSKHILFKAYDQKSKGEPSVNFTSVSGATSGGYITVKNGDDYKTVTATVKIPDTRKAFGGDVMGLKFALGAFIKTFPEEVNMKGTVYVKDLKVIAGDQYTVKFTDGSQSQAKYVNAGSQVTPASFSKKGYTLAGFKNKATGAMYNFGSAVNSDLELVAVFNKTAKPGKPSIKVKGAKKKATVRYKKVKNAAGYQIKYSAKKNMKGAKTKTTTKVKYTIKKLKSRKFTYVQVRAFAKDSTGQKVYGKFSAKKKVFIK, encoded by the coding sequence GTGAGAAAGAGTATTTTAAAGAAAGCTACAGCAGTAGCAATGTCATTAACAATGGTTGTTGGAATGACAGGAGTTGTTTCAGCAGCACATGCTTCTAATGGAGCAGATGTTGCAACAAATGCTAAGGTTAGTTCATTTTCTATCTTAACAGAAGAAGATGGTGGAGTTTGGAAGAAAGCATTAGAAAATATCAGAACAGACAAATATCCTAATGGACAGGTTGCCGGAAAAGATTTCGTAACAGAAGGATGGCTTACAGATCAGAATGGTAAAATATCAACATCTAATATGGAAATGTTTGTTAAGAACACAGGATGGGATGGAGAGTACAACAAGTTCACAAGCGCTTTAGTTGGAGATAATCCATGGGGATTAACAATGACAGTTAGTGACATTCCGGTTGAATTAGGTCGTAATTATACAATTTCTTTCAAGATTAAAAGTACATTAAAGGGTACTGTTACAAACGAAGAAACAAAGGAAGAAAAGACAATAGATTCAAAACATATCTTATTCAAAGCATATGATCAGAAATCTAAGGGTGAACCAAGTGTAAACTTCACATCAGTTTCAGGTGCTACTAGTGGTGGTTATATCACAGTAAAGAATGGTGATGATTATAAGACAGTAACAGCTACAGTTAAGATTCCAGATACAAGAAAGGCATTTGGCGGAGATGTTATGGGACTTAAGTTCGCTTTAGGTGCATTCATCAAAACATTCCCAGAAGAAGTTAACATGAAGGGAACAGTTTATGTTAAGGATTTAAAGGTTATTGCAGGTGATCAGTATACAGTTAAGTTTACTGACGGAAGCCAGTCACAGGCTAAGTATGTTAATGCAGGAAGCCAGGTTACACCAGCAAGCTTTTCAAAGAAAGGCTACACATTAGCAGGATTCAAGAACAAAGCTACAGGTGCTATGTACAACTTTGGTTCAGCAGTTAACAGTGATTTAGAACTTGTTGCTGTATTTAATAAGACAGCTAAGCCTGGAAAACCATCAATTAAGGTTAAAGGTGCTAAGAAGAAAGCAACAGTTAGATATAAGAAGGTTAAGAATGCAGCAGGTTACCAGATTAAGTATTCTGCAAAGAAGAACATGAAGGGTGCTAAGACTAAGACAACTACTAAGGTTAAGTATACTATTAAGAAACTTAAATCAAGAAAGTTCACATATGTTCAGGTTAGAGCTTTTGCAAAAGATTCTACAGGACAGAAGGTATACGGTAAGTTCTCAGCTAAGAAGAAAGTATTCATAAAGTAA
- a CDS encoding fibronectin type III domain-containing protein has protein sequence MRKVFNKVLAGITATTLVASLAIGVGVSSSVKAADTAVALSNWSFVQGGQYSPTEEGNEGYIGSVTMNGTGEKIDGWLTKGEESVNQEKSATKSATGFDMVINNNGWDCQWKVNTGFPTDRINPWSIQAINQTSMTPGHIYTVSFKAHADKKKHAYVAFGTETKDLAPYDQAPVEFANDASNQIITLGTKDKTFTFTFTNWVSASTLKTTLMLGAFDAQADFAGADVSNIITEVEKCWKGTVSVSDFTITDKGQNPDFIVEPPKPTQPTQPTKPSQPSQPSQPSQPAQPAQPAQPAQPAAKKLARVAKVKAKNNKAKTVKVTWRKVANAKKYEVKVGNKTYTAKKATLTVKKLKKGKTYKIKVRAKATGFKTGAWSKTVKVKIKK, from the coding sequence ATGAGAAAAGTTTTCAACAAAGTTTTAGCTGGAATTACAGCAACAACACTTGTAGCATCATTGGCTATTGGCGTTGGTGTTTCAAGTAGTGTAAAGGCTGCTGATACAGCAGTTGCACTTTCAAATTGGTCATTTGTTCAGGGAGGACAGTACAGTCCAACTGAAGAAGGCAATGAAGGATACATTGGTTCAGTTACAATGAACGGAACTGGTGAAAAAATTGATGGCTGGTTAACAAAAGGAGAAGAAAGTGTTAATCAGGAAAAGTCAGCAACAAAGTCAGCAACAGGTTTTGATATGGTAATCAACAATAATGGTTGGGATTGCCAGTGGAAGGTTAATACAGGTTTTCCAACAGACAGAATTAATCCATGGTCAATTCAGGCGATAAATCAGACATCTATGACACCGGGACATATTTATACAGTTTCATTTAAGGCTCATGCAGATAAGAAAAAACATGCTTATGTTGCATTTGGAACTGAAACAAAAGACTTGGCACCATATGATCAGGCTCCAGTTGAATTTGCAAATGATGCTTCAAATCAGATTATTACATTAGGAACAAAGGATAAGACATTTACATTTACATTTACAAACTGGGTATCTGCTAGCACACTTAAAACAACATTGATGTTAGGTGCATTTGATGCACAGGCAGATTTCGCTGGCGCAGATGTTTCAAACATTATTACAGAAGTAGAAAAGTGTTGGAAAGGAACTGTTAGTGTAAGTGATTTCACTATTACAGATAAGGGTCAGAATCCAGATTTTATAGTAGAACCACCTAAGCCAACACAGCCAACACAGCCAACAAAGCCATCACAGCCATCACAGCCATCACAGCCATCACAGCCAGCACAGCCAGCACAGCCAGCACAGCCAGCACAGCCAGCAGCTAAAAAACTTGCAAGAGTAGCTAAAGTTAAGGCTAAGAATAACAAGGCTAAAACAGTTAAGGTTACTTGGAGAAAAGTAGCAAACGCTAAGAAGTACGAAGTTAAGGTTGGAAATAAAACTTATACAGCAAAGAAAGCTACTTTAACAGTTAAGAAGTTAAAGAAGGGCAAGACATACAAGATTAAAGTTCGTGCTAAAGCAACAGGATTCAAAACAGGTGCTTGGAGCAAGACTGTAAAAGTTAAAATTAAAAAATAA
- a CDS encoding glycosyl hydrolase: MKKMLKSFVATVLSLTLVVSGLGITKNVSAVTREDEWKANAVKTPAEGKLIGAGYIDVEFDNSMEGYTYSVYLDGQPVYWDGNSIVRSELGEKVSAVSKTKSFTSSDEGKTEVYTNTVSKHEITVEAKKDGQTITSEPRTFYVSKKGLALGGDMSDKITLSKLNCSWYYNWSTESFNNNVDANVAHIPMMWGIGDDNKENMENLKTTSNYILGFNEPDIEKQANIPMFFDAVSVWKQYISPLKLRKVSPAPAAPGGDSMWLKRFMNGDYICKTPKGEWGLYKDYEDDATKKWSEGIGEDVDAVVLHYYRNQINPQGLFDAVERLWNTYHKPIWITEMSLFGVKGTYTDFSYENEERRKQVEEYVTKLVEGLDKVPYVERYCWFPYDIDSTNDIDIYNGSGGTAMFEYATGLYTNLGRIYCNLGNPEGYNAETISDNEMYVYVPQTTPETTEKITETTNNPTSVSPTTGKNNQTTGKKINKPDKVKIISARNVKKKTVKLTWKKVSGKTKYQIQYSLNKKFRKGVKTKKTTKPNIKINRLSKKKKYYFRIRAINSAGIGKWSNVKKIVIRK, translated from the coding sequence ATGAAAAAAATGCTTAAGTCATTTGTGGCTACAGTACTTTCATTAACATTAGTAGTAAGTGGTCTTGGAATCACAAAAAATGTCAGTGCTGTTACACGGGAAGATGAATGGAAAGCAAACGCTGTGAAAACGCCTGCAGAAGGAAAGTTGATTGGAGCAGGTTATATTGATGTTGAATTTGACAATTCCATGGAAGGATATACATACTCAGTATACCTTGATGGACAACCTGTATACTGGGATGGAAATAGTATAGTAAGATCTGAACTGGGAGAAAAAGTTTCAGCTGTATCAAAAACAAAGTCTTTTACATCAAGTGATGAAGGAAAGACAGAAGTCTACACCAATACAGTTAGCAAACATGAAATTACTGTAGAGGCAAAAAAGGATGGTCAGACTATAACATCAGAACCAAGAACATTTTATGTTTCAAAAAAAGGACTTGCACTTGGCGGTGACATGAGTGATAAAATCACATTAAGTAAGTTAAATTGTTCATGGTACTACAATTGGTCAACAGAATCATTTAACAACAATGTAGATGCCAATGTTGCACATATTCCTATGATGTGGGGAATTGGTGACGACAATAAAGAAAATATGGAAAATTTAAAAACAACATCCAATTATATATTGGGATTTAATGAACCTGATATTGAAAAACAGGCAAATATACCAATGTTTTTTGATGCAGTAAGTGTGTGGAAACAATATATATCACCACTTAAATTAAGAAAAGTATCACCGGCACCTGCAGCACCGGGTGGTGATTCTATGTGGCTGAAAAGATTTATGAACGGTGATTACATATGTAAGACACCAAAGGGAGAGTGGGGATTATATAAGGATTATGAAGATGATGCTACAAAAAAATGGTCAGAAGGAATTGGAGAAGATGTAGATGCTGTAGTTCTTCATTACTACAGAAATCAAATAAATCCTCAAGGATTGTTTGATGCTGTGGAAAGACTATGGAATACATATCATAAACCAATATGGATTACTGAAATGTCTTTATTTGGTGTAAAGGGAACATACACAGATTTTAGTTATGAGAATGAAGAAAGACGTAAGCAGGTAGAAGAATACGTGACAAAATTAGTTGAAGGACTTGACAAAGTACCTTATGTAGAAAGATATTGTTGGTTCCCATATGACATAGACAGTACAAATGATATAGATATATATAACGGATCAGGCGGAACAGCTATGTTTGAATATGCAACAGGTTTGTATACAAATCTAGGAAGAATCTATTGCAATTTAGGTAACCCTGAAGGTTACAATGCAGAAACTATATCTGATAACGAAATGTATGTGTATGTTCCACAGACAACACCAGAGACTACAGAAAAAATTACAGAAACAACAAACAATCCAACATCAGTTTCACCAACTACCGGAAAAAATAATCAGACCACAGGTAAAAAAATAAATAAACCCGATAAGGTTAAAATAATTTCAGCTAGAAATGTGAAAAAGAAAACAGTGAAACTAACATGGAAAAAAGTAAGCGGAAAGACAAAATATCAGATACAGTATTCTTTAAATAAGAAGTTTAGGAAAGGTGTTAAAACAAAGAAAACAACAAAGCCAAATATAAAAATAAACAGATTGTCAAAAAAGAAAAAATACTATTTTAGAATTAGAGCAATTAATAGTGCGGGAATCGGCAAATGGTCAAATGTTAAAAAAATAGTTATACGCAAATAG